A genomic stretch from Malus domestica chromosome 15, GDT2T_hap1 includes:
- the LOC103440556 gene encoding probable E3 ubiquitin-protein ligase XERICO, giving the protein MGALSKFISHLYTLTIIFFTLLILEIAILVRSVAGLNLNSGKRVITTTQYLKLIEQKNPTICYTKKLKATECSVCLSDFEEGDKIRQLKCKHTFHQGCLDKWLQEYRATCPLCRTKVLPDDVVASYHRLRNQVQYDGSDAELIFLLSSLQGNTLHRFF; this is encoded by the coding sequence ATGGGAGCTCTCTCTAAATTCATCTCCCATCTCTACACCCTCACCATAATCTTCTTCACTCTCCTCATCCTTGAAATCGCAATCCTCGTCCGTTCCGTCGCCGGACTCAACCTGAATTCAGGCAAACGTGTCATCACCACCACACAGTATCTCAAACTCATAGAGCAAAAGAATCCCACAATTTGCTACACAAAAAAACTGAAGGCCACAGAATGCTCAGTTTGCTTATCAGATTTTGAGGAAGGTGACAAGATTAGGCAGCTGAAATGTAAGCACACATTTCACCAGGGTTGCCTGGACAAGTGGCTGCAAGAGTATAGGGCCACGTGTCCACTTTGCAGGACGAAGGTGTTGCCGGACGATGTTGTGGCTAGTTATCATCGGCTGAGAAATCAGGTACAATACGACGGCAGCGATGCGGAGTTGATTTTCTTGTTATCTTCGTTGCAGGGGAATACTTTACATAGATTTTTCTAA